One window of the Solanum stenotomum isolate F172 chromosome 11, ASM1918654v1, whole genome shotgun sequence genome contains the following:
- the LOC125844071 gene encoding uncharacterized protein LOC125844071, producing MKMWPESNNPSIEPPEVKPMPGRPGRCRRKQKDEPRKKYGKLSKKGVKMTCSRCHQLGHNKSACKSVIEATSSQSSRPAQPMAPPPNRDSQNMNPPSMCTDTSAVKRSSQSQSTGRGRGRGRGRGRGYFATNATGRGRGRDNDQPTNNGSTQPTTRTKKPKYSTGFGIYTDIQSGRTVLNPGITTSERVISPGTFKDASPTNIELGFKPYGLKWKGKNAWSTSQLQQLRTRRNLESSTQPSTSSIFQGNGNNM from the exons GTAAAACCTATGCCAGGAAGACCTGGAAGATGCAGGAGAAAACAAAAGGATGAgccaagaaaaaaatatggcaAGTTGTCAAAGAAAGGGGTGAAGATGACTTgttcaagatgtcatcaattgGGCCACAACAAATCTGCATGTAAATCAGTG ATTGAAGCTACTTCTAGTCAATCAAGTCGACCAGCTCAACCAATGGCACCACCTCCAAATAGAGATTCTCAGAATATGAATCCACCTTCAATGTGTACTGACACATCTGCTGTGAAAAGAAGTAGCCAAAGTCAATCTActggaagaggaagaggaagaggaagaggaaggggAAGAGGATATTTTGCAACAAATGCTACTGGAAGAGGAAGGGGAAGAGACAATGATCAACCAACAAATAATGGAAGCACTCAACCAACAACAAGAACTAAAAAGCCAAAGTACTCCACTGGTTTTGGAATTTACACAGATATTCAAAGTGGAAGAACAGTCTTGAAT CCTGGTATAACTACATCTGAGAGAGTGATATCACCTGGAACTTTTAAAGATGCATCACCAACAAATATAGAACTTGGATTTAAACCTTATGGTCTCAAATGGAAAGGCAAAAATGCATGGTCAACTTCTCAGCTTCAACAGTTGAGAACAAGAAGGAACTTGGAGTCTTCTACTCAACCAAGCACATCTTCAATATTTCAGGGGAATGGAAACAATATGTAG